One Endozoicomonas gorgoniicola DNA window includes the following coding sequences:
- the pstA gene encoding phosphate ABC transporter permease PstA, with protein MSMKTVTNKASVGRWFSSGSPWVWLNAGAVAISVILVVGLLALIAVRGLGHFWPGSIIVTEYQIPGQEPRDIAGEIVESEEVPAARLKAAGLPIEDNEDEVVRDLLKVGNRDIYGSDFAWVVDRWLFKRKYPEDIMALERREWGNLYGYLQSIKEEGVVVATGAGAWDELQTRLNRALDIHKQIYAIEKHDIGSVNARLERLRLQQRSLELNNRLTPERLMDIESQRRVYQAEYKVMEERLAQLYTAFNRDSFVATTVEGREIEQSFSKIVRAYQPNAMSVWQKIGFYFSKLKEFVTEDPREANTEGGVFPAIFGTVMMVILMSIIVTPFGVVAAVYLREYASQGWLTRAIRIAVNNLAGVPSIVYGVFGLGFFIYFAGGQIDQLFFPEALPAPTFGTPGLLWASITLALLTLPVVIVATEEGLSRIPRSVREGSLALGATKAETLWRVVLPMASPAMMTGLILAVARAAGEVAPLMLVGVVKLAPSLPLDANYPFLHLDQKFMHLGFHIYDVGFQSPNVEAARPLVYATALLLVVVIAVLNLSAVAIRNQLREKYKSLEA; from the coding sequence ATGTCAATGAAAACAGTGACAAACAAAGCGTCAGTGGGAAGATGGTTCAGCAGTGGTTCTCCCTGGGTCTGGTTAAACGCCGGAGCCGTAGCAATCAGCGTGATTCTTGTTGTCGGTCTGCTGGCATTGATCGCCGTTCGGGGGCTGGGGCATTTCTGGCCGGGCAGTATTATCGTGACGGAATACCAGATTCCCGGGCAGGAACCCAGAGACATTGCCGGTGAGATCGTGGAGTCAGAAGAGGTTCCGGCTGCACGCCTGAAGGCAGCGGGTTTACCCATTGAAGATAATGAAGATGAAGTGGTGCGTGACCTGTTGAAAGTTGGCAACCGGGACATCTACGGCTCCGATTTTGCCTGGGTTGTGGATCGCTGGCTGTTTAAGCGCAAATACCCTGAAGACATTATGGCGCTTGAACGCCGAGAATGGGGCAACCTTTATGGCTATTTGCAGAGCATCAAGGAAGAAGGTGTTGTGGTGGCCACGGGGGCAGGGGCATGGGACGAGCTGCAAACCCGCCTGAATAGAGCCCTGGACATCCACAAACAGATTTATGCCATTGAGAAACACGATATCGGTTCGGTAAATGCCAGACTGGAACGGTTGCGACTGCAACAGCGAAGCCTTGAGTTGAATAACCGGCTGACACCAGAAAGACTGATGGATATAGAGTCTCAGCGTCGTGTTTATCAGGCGGAATACAAGGTCATGGAAGAACGACTGGCGCAGCTTTATACCGCCTTTAACCGCGACAGCTTTGTTGCTACAACGGTTGAAGGACGCGAAATTGAGCAGTCTTTCAGCAAGATTGTCAGGGCATACCAGCCTAACGCTATGTCGGTCTGGCAGAAAATCGGTTTTTACTTCAGCAAACTGAAAGAGTTCGTCACCGAAGACCCACGAGAAGCGAATACCGAAGGTGGTGTATTCCCTGCCATCTTCGGTACGGTCATGATGGTCATCCTGATGTCGATTATTGTGACGCCCTTTGGTGTCGTGGCTGCTGTTTATCTGCGAGAGTACGCCTCTCAGGGATGGCTGACCCGTGCCATTCGTATTGCGGTCAATAACCTTGCCGGTGTGCCATCGATTGTTTATGGCGTATTTGGTCTGGGCTTTTTCATCTATTTCGCAGGTGGACAGATTGATCAGCTGTTTTTCCCGGAAGCGTTGCCTGCCCCAACGTTTGGTACGCCGGGGCTGCTCTGGGCATCCATTACACTGGCGCTGCTGACCCTGCCGGTGGTGATTGTGGCAACAGAAGAAGGTTTATCACGCATTCCGCGCTCGGTACGTGAAGGTAGTCTGGCGTTGGGGGCGACGAAAGCAGAAACTTTGTGGCGCGTTGTACTGCCCATGGCGAGCCCGGCAATGATGACTGGTTTGATTCTGGCGGTGGCTCGTGCTGCTGGTGAGGTGGCACCGTTGATGCTGGTTGGTGTGGTGAAATTGGCCCCCAGTCTTCCGCTTGACGCTAACTATCCTTTCCTGCATCTGGACCAGAAGTTTATGCATCTGGGCTTCCACATTTACGATGTTGGCTTCCAGAGCCCGAACGTTGAAGCGGCAAGACCGCTGGTGTATGCCACAGCGTTGCTACTGGTCGTTGTGATTGCGGTGCTGAATTTGTCAGCGGTGGCTATCCGCAATCAACTGCGCGAGAAGTACAAGAGTCTGGAAGCATGA
- the pstB gene encoding phosphate ABC transporter ATP-binding protein PstB: MYLDQEETCFSVEQLNLQYGRKQALFDISMKIPKKRVTAFIGPSGCGKSTLLRTMNRMNDLVEGCSVTGKILLDNQDIYEKGVNAADLRRRVGMVFQKPNPFPKSIYENVAYGLRIQGINKKRVLDEVVEWALKSAALWDEVKDRLHESALSMSGGQQQRLVIARTIAVEPEVLLLDEPASALDPISTLKIEELINKLKSKFTIVIVTHNMQQAARVSDYTAFMYMGELIEFGDTDTVFTNPARKQTEDYITGRYG, from the coding sequence CTGTATCTGGATCAGGAAGAAACCTGTTTCAGTGTCGAACAGCTGAATCTGCAATATGGCAGGAAGCAGGCTTTGTTCGATATTTCCATGAAGATTCCCAAGAAGCGGGTGACTGCTTTTATCGGGCCTTCTGGCTGTGGTAAATCAACCTTGTTGCGGACAATGAACCGCATGAATGACCTGGTTGAAGGGTGCAGTGTTACCGGCAAAATTCTGCTGGATAATCAGGATATCTATGAAAAAGGTGTGAATGCCGCCGACCTGCGCCGACGGGTAGGGATGGTTTTCCAGAAACCCAACCCATTTCCCAAGAGCATTTATGAAAACGTAGCTTATGGCCTTCGTATTCAGGGGATCAATAAAAAGCGGGTTCTGGATGAGGTGGTTGAGTGGGCGCTGAAAAGTGCTGCGCTCTGGGATGAAGTCAAAGACCGGCTGCATGAAAGCGCTTTAAGCATGTCGGGTGGTCAGCAGCAGCGACTGGTGATTGCCCGTACCATTGCGGTTGAACCTGAGGTTTTGCTGCTGGATGAACCGGCTTCAGCGCTGGACCCGATATCAACGTTGAAAATCGAAGAGCTGATCAACAAACTGAAATCAAAATTCACTATTGTGATTGTGACGCACAACATGCAGCAGGCAGCGCGTGTGTCTGATTACACTGCTTTTATGTACATGGGCGAGTTAATAGAGTTTGGTGATACCGACACGGTATTCACTAACCCGGCCCGGAAGCAGACCGAAGACTATATTACCGGCCGTTACGGCTGA